The sequence CGTCTCAACTCATCTTAAAACTATAACTCAAAAATGTACCTGATGCCCGCAACCAAAGGCCATGTCTTTCGAATTCGTAAGGCAAATGGGGCAAACCTGTTCAACACCATATAAAATGTTCACCCATGAGTGCTACAAACGCATCAAAACAGGTTTAAAGGTGGCTGCTGAGAAGTTCGCATACCTGATGATCATAGGTAGAACTGGGAGCAGATGGAGCTGTACCGACGGAACTGCTGTCTCCATAATAAGGGGGAACACTAGGCTCATAACTGGTAGTTTGAGAAGGTTTCGTGAAAGATGGTGTACTGAAACCGGTACCACGGGAAGGTTTTGAGCTGCTGAAAGATGACGCACCATACACTGGTGGGGGAAGAGGAACCCTCTCAGGAATATTGCCCTTCCGACCACTGCCCATTTCAAGAACAATATTGTGTATTAACATTAAGTACACAGTGGTATTCAAAAAGCTTTTAGAGATGAGAAATATGGACAGCATTGTTACCCCAGTAAGCTAAGTTCTAATGTCGCTTTATACTGAGAAGGAATTTCCATCAAGGCTGCTAGAGCAAATTCCGTCTCCTTTCTTGATGGTGGCACGTTCTTTGACATAATTTGCGTAAAATTCACAAACTACAgacaacaaaataaatttgCTTTCCAGTTAAGTACTTTCCAATAATCATAAACAAGCGATCATGAGTAACATAAAGAAACTCGTATTAAAATGCTGGGAACTTACTTGGAAATTATCAAATTCCCGAGTAGGAATATTGTCATCAAATTCTTTCATCATGTCCCAGGGCCCATCTCCAACACCAACTAATATAATTGATAGAGGGAGCTTGCTGTGATAAAATAAGTGTACAAGATAAATAACGGTTGGTAAAAAAACAACGCCGCAtgtttaggaaaaaaaaaactaccacACTCACCTTGCTGCAACAATGGCATTAACTGTGTTCTGCTCCTGAGGGCTCAGCCTGCCACGTTCAGTATCAACACTTCTAGTTACCTAAGGCAAAAAATCACATTACGTCAGAAAAAAATATTGGGAAAACTTGCGATTACAATACAACATTGCCACTTGCAACCATCATAAAACAGGAGAGCAAGTATCAGCAGAGCTCGTTAAGAATAGCTATCATACAAGATTACGCCTATGGCCTCTCCAAGAACCTAACTTATCACACAACTTAAGAAGGAGATAGGGCAGGATATCCGCAAGCGGATATCCTGAACTGTGATAGACTTTAAAACCAAACAGCCAATTCCCATAAGAAAAGGCAGGAATTTCCTTCATAGATAAAACAAGATTATAGCACGGCCGGCGTATACTCTACTAAATAAAACAAGATTGAAGCAAGATACCTGGCCATCTGCAATAATCAACAGTACATGGTACTGGCCGTGACTCTCCTCAACAATAGTCATGGCCTGTTCAATTACAGGTGCAAATGAAGTCGGTCCTGCCAAACATAACGAGATAACGTAAGACGACTGGTTAGCTGATACAATGATCATGTCAAGAAACAAGTATATATAGGAAGCATCAGCCAAACCTGCAAGCCGTAGCTTAGGAACAATTTCCCTGTAGCGAGTCAATACTTCCTCGAATCCATTGCAATATCTATCATCATAGAAACTAAAGACATCTTGATCATGAGTTGACGCTGCAAAGTGACAAAGTGATGATTATCATCCCAGGTTTGAAAGAACAAAACCTTAGACAAACAAATcgacaataaataaataaaaccttaCCATCTCCAAAGCCGAAACAGGGAATTAGGTTATCCTCATCAAAAACAGCCAAGGTCTTTCCAATTATGGATATCGCATGTTCATAGGGATTTGGCGTATTCCCAACGTGATGCAAGCTTTTCCGGTGAAATGACCTCGCACCTATTTACACAACCAATTTCAGTATCTTCCACAGCAACACATACACAATTTACACTAAATTATTTGAGGAGATAAGATATTAATGGGCTTAACCTGTCCATTCATTGCTCTTTGTGAAATCAATACCGACGATAAGATTGGAAGACTCGAGACCAGCACGTGCAAGAGCCTCCGTCACCTGAAAACAAGTAAAGTTGAGTCAACATAATTAACCATCTCAGGCGGTTAACAAAACTTTAACCAAAAAACAGGGAAGCTTGCAGAAGATACCGCCGCGCTAATCTTACCTCCTCCAGGGAATTGTAAGAATCAGCAATTCTGGAATATCTCCTATCGAACTTCTTCTCATGCCGAGGAGCTGCAGGAGCAGCCGGCC is a genomic window of Malus domestica chromosome 09, GDT2T_hap1 containing:
- the LOC103442192 gene encoding E3 ubiquitin-protein ligase RGLG2-like isoform X2 → MGGSSSKEGIYRPDSSTRWSSAWDGYSDDQPTYSESPHAQPSYGQESESYPPPPPPESYPTAQPYYAPEYAAPAAPRHEKKFDRRYSRIADSYNSLEEVTEALARAGLESSNLIVGIDFTKSNEWTGARSFHRKSLHHVGNTPNPYEHAISIIGKTLAVFDEDNLIPCFGFGDASTHDQDVFSFYDDRYCNGFEEVLTRYREIVPKLRLAGPTSFAPVIEQAMTIVEESHGQYHVLLIIADGQVTRSVDTERGRLSPQEQNTVNAIVAASKLPLSIILVGVGDGPWDMMKEFDDNIPTREFDNFQFVNFTQIMSKNVPPSRKETEFALAALMEIPSQYKATLELSLLGGRKGNIPERVPLPPPVYGASSFSSSKPSRGTGFSTPSFTKPSQTTSYEPSVPPYYGDSSSVGTAPSAPSSTYDHQVCPICLTNSKDMAFGCGHQTCCDCGQDLHSCPICRTTIQTRIKLY
- the LOC103442192 gene encoding E3 ubiquitin-protein ligase RGLG2-like isoform X1, translated to MGGSSSKEGIYRPDSSTRWSSAWDGYSDDQPTYSESPHAQPSYGQESESYPPPPPPESYPTAQPYYAPEYAAPAAPRPAAPAAPRPAAPAAPRHEKKFDRRYSRIADSYNSLEEVTEALARAGLESSNLIVGIDFTKSNEWTGARSFHRKSLHHVGNTPNPYEHAISIIGKTLAVFDEDNLIPCFGFGDASTHDQDVFSFYDDRYCNGFEEVLTRYREIVPKLRLAGPTSFAPVIEQAMTIVEESHGQYHVLLIIADGQVTRSVDTERGRLSPQEQNTVNAIVAASKLPLSIILVGVGDGPWDMMKEFDDNIPTREFDNFQFVNFTQIMSKNVPPSRKETEFALAALMEIPSQYKATLELSLLGGRKGNIPERVPLPPPVYGASSFSSSKPSRGTGFSTPSFTKPSQTTSYEPSVPPYYGDSSSVGTAPSAPSSTYDHQVCPICLTNSKDMAFGCGHQTCCDCGQDLHSCPICRTTIQTRIKLY